In one window of Opitutus sp. GAS368 DNA:
- a CDS encoding substrate-binding domain-containing protein, which translates to MKTFLQSAARTGLLGAMLALASVARGADFDPAGRPGYSAQTPNVHGVVRIHDSELTQHLVHLWQDGFLKLHPLVRYDEYTVPAWFNGLCADTADLAVAGRRVYLTELKGFESIYGYPPLEITFATGGFDQRKGNTPGVIIFVHKDNPLQQLTLDQLDGILGAERTGGWSGSKWTADAARGPEKNLRTWGQLGLTGEWADKPISIFGIDATLSGWSGLIQQVVFKGGDKWNPVIHEIVRGGTEVPADAQIVAGVAQDRYAIGFSFMRVVEQNPGVKPVALAREAGGPFVAPTEQSFAARSYPLVTSLYIYLNRPPGKPVPPRLKEFLAYILSREGQQAVAADGMYIPLSPEAAQAELKKLE; encoded by the coding sequence GTGAAAACCTTCCTCCAGTCGGCCGCGCGCACAGGCCTGCTCGGGGCGATGCTGGCCCTGGCGTCCGTCGCGCGCGGCGCGGACTTTGACCCGGCCGGCCGGCCGGGATATTCCGCGCAGACCCCCAACGTGCACGGCGTGGTGCGGATCCACGACAGCGAGCTCACGCAGCACCTCGTGCACCTCTGGCAGGACGGTTTCCTGAAGCTCCATCCGCTGGTGCGCTACGACGAATACACCGTGCCGGCCTGGTTCAACGGGCTGTGCGCGGACACCGCCGACCTCGCGGTAGCCGGCCGGCGCGTCTACCTGACCGAGCTCAAGGGCTTCGAGAGCATTTACGGTTATCCGCCGCTCGAGATCACCTTCGCCACCGGCGGCTTCGACCAGCGCAAGGGCAACACGCCGGGTGTGATCATCTTCGTGCACAAGGACAATCCGCTGCAGCAGCTGACGCTCGACCAGCTCGACGGCATCCTCGGCGCCGAGCGCACCGGCGGCTGGTCCGGCTCGAAATGGACCGCCGACGCGGCGCGCGGCCCGGAGAAGAACCTCCGCACGTGGGGCCAGCTCGGCCTGACGGGCGAATGGGCGGACAAGCCGATCAGCATCTTCGGCATCGATGCCACGCTCAGCGGCTGGTCCGGCCTGATCCAGCAGGTGGTGTTCAAGGGCGGCGACAAGTGGAACCCCGTCATCCACGAGATCGTGCGCGGCGGCACCGAGGTGCCGGCCGACGCCCAGATTGTCGCCGGCGTGGCGCAGGACCGCTACGCCATCGGTTTCAGCTTCATGCGGGTGGTGGAGCAGAATCCCGGGGTGAAGCCGGTCGCGCTCGCCCGCGAGGCGGGCGGGCCGTTCGTCGCGCCGACGGAGCAGAGCTTTGCCGCGCGCAGCTACCCGCTGGTGACCTCGCTGTATATCTACCTCAACCGCCCGCCGGGGAAGCCGGTTCCGCCGCGGCTGAAGGAGTTCCTCGCCTACATCCTCAGCCGCGAGGGCCAGCAGGCGGTCGCCGCGGACGGCATGTATATCCCGCTGAGCCCGGAGGCCGCGCAGGCCGAGCTCAAGAAACTCGAATGA
- a CDS encoding ABC transporter substrate-binding protein, which produces MKSPRRLVAVLLLFSALLAPFLSAAPARIKIKLAPMPGIGHLVPELARGLGYFEQEGIEVEYVNVMNYRDEDFYSTELFKDGTIDAEICWYQRVVFGIGNDAPARAVLLIENSPHLTISVANRLKDQIKTAADFKGRTIADSEGFSTKRYLTDTVIAHAGLTPADYTPAPGELTAKLPLLVKALQANQVDIVSSMEPLTTGLMATKLVTPLFDLATGEGTRRALGDVWPARCLYLAPDYIKAHPDRVQRLVNVFVRTLRYIDTHSAEEIIAKLPAGYFAPDMNNDLWAEYKKGKIDEIAKIKPGMAHGDYSIPPSAAKLACEVLFHTNFDDSPEGKYRRAAAQSGKVRPEDTYDNRFVEKAMKEIK; this is translated from the coding sequence ATGAAATCACCCCGCCGTCTCGTTGCCGTGCTGCTGCTCTTCAGCGCACTGCTCGCTCCGTTTCTCTCCGCCGCCCCGGCAAGGATCAAGATCAAGCTGGCGCCCATGCCCGGCATCGGCCACCTCGTGCCGGAGCTGGCGCGCGGGCTCGGCTATTTCGAGCAGGAGGGCATCGAGGTGGAATACGTCAACGTCATGAACTACCGGGACGAGGATTTCTACTCCACCGAGCTGTTCAAGGACGGCACGATCGACGCCGAGATCTGCTGGTATCAGCGCGTCGTGTTCGGCATCGGCAATGACGCGCCCGCCCGGGCGGTCCTCCTGATCGAGAACAGCCCGCACCTGACGATCTCCGTGGCCAACCGGCTGAAGGACCAGATCAAGACGGCCGCCGATTTCAAGGGCCGGACCATCGCCGACTCCGAGGGGTTCTCGACCAAGCGCTACCTGACGGACACCGTCATCGCCCACGCCGGCCTGACCCCGGCCGACTACACCCCGGCGCCGGGGGAGCTCACGGCCAAGCTGCCCCTGCTGGTCAAGGCCCTCCAGGCCAACCAGGTCGACATTGTGTCGAGCATGGAGCCGCTGACCACCGGACTGATGGCCACCAAGCTCGTCACCCCGCTTTTTGACCTGGCCACGGGGGAAGGCACGCGCCGCGCCCTGGGCGATGTCTGGCCCGCCCGCTGCCTCTACCTGGCCCCGGACTACATCAAGGCGCATCCCGACCGGGTGCAGCGGCTCGTCAACGTCTTCGTCCGCACCCTGCGCTACATCGACACCCACAGCGCGGAGGAGATCATCGCGAAGCTGCCCGCCGGCTACTTCGCCCCGGACATGAACAACGATCTCTGGGCCGAATACAAGAAGGGGAAGATCGACGAGATCGCGAAGATCAAGCCGGGCATGGCGCACGGCGACTACTCGATCCCGCCGTCCGCGGCGAAGCTCGCCTGCGAGGTCCTCTTCCACACGAACTTCGATGACAGCCCGGAAGGCAAGTATCGCCGCGCCGCCGCCCAGAGCGGCAAGGTCCGCCCGGAGGACACCTACGACAACCGCTTTGTCGAAAAGGCCATGAAGGAGATCAAGTGA
- a CDS encoding TonB-dependent siderophore receptor — MNTPVAPAARRAAFAFGWAFSAALAVAQTAPETPATPAPAEEKTSGEVVQLDTLTVTTAIGTYHQETSSMASKIPMDLKELASSLQIMNATAISDRNAVTLVDVFGYVVGANQSQSNINGFTFRGFPNTGSYTQNIQFDGLMGPTLKKAATSAANVDSMEFLKGPNGVLYGQMNPGGLLNIVTKSPKEVQESYMRVTAGVYAGEFNSFGSKVTNTFSYDTTGPVPGVKGLFYRFVADIGSVPTSRPGNWDRIYTFYPSLTYKWSADTSFTVKMENSRDRRRADDGQMPIFTSAPITVVLGGVNVVTAAYGENATFVTAPLNTVYGDHKDGNLDYGDAISTFFHTAIGEWQFRLNSRSVWHVDDVQQFTLNNANVWFPTSKYATPTSLIRRQYNHVKNGHRYNYIDANAFRKFKTGSLEHTVLFGVGGGWEFFGNKRIAFGPNVTAAQAITLYNPILDQVPYPAEGTGATDQKTDQTALGEYVSDQMRWGKLHVSVGARHDHQEVSGLDKLNPGPTTFSNVLDAYTKQAGVVYDVTPQVSAYASFSQSIKPQTVIAYDTNGFSDFPPETGEQKELGVKFETPGKNLNVSLAGYEITRTNVLVPTGQNFTVATGNATAGAAISRLDGGQKSSGVEIEVQWQPVKNWQVQAGYAYSHARITASLKFPESVGADLNNAPRNTGNLWTRYNFPTGSLKGFGVGTGIVYTGEAWGGDPTSSVYFKMPAWSRVDSAFYYKWKRYDFSLNIQNLFDRRYISSAFSAQLLNVGEQRKLTFSAGMKF, encoded by the coding sequence ATGAACACCCCTGTTGCCCCCGCGGCACGTCGCGCCGCTTTCGCCTTTGGCTGGGCGTTTTCGGCCGCCCTGGCGGTTGCCCAAACCGCCCCGGAAACCCCCGCCACGCCGGCGCCCGCCGAGGAAAAGACCTCCGGCGAGGTCGTCCAGCTCGACACGCTCACGGTCACGACGGCCATCGGCACCTACCATCAGGAGACCTCCTCGATGGCCTCGAAGATCCCGATGGATCTGAAGGAACTCGCGTCCTCGCTCCAGATCATGAACGCCACGGCCATCTCGGACCGCAATGCGGTCACGCTGGTGGACGTGTTCGGCTACGTCGTCGGTGCCAACCAGTCGCAGTCCAACATCAACGGCTTCACCTTCCGCGGCTTCCCGAACACGGGCAGCTACACGCAGAACATCCAGTTCGACGGCCTCATGGGTCCCACGCTGAAGAAGGCCGCGACCAGCGCGGCCAACGTGGACAGCATGGAATTCCTGAAGGGACCGAACGGCGTGCTCTACGGGCAGATGAATCCCGGCGGCCTGCTGAACATCGTCACCAAGAGCCCCAAGGAAGTGCAGGAATCCTACATGCGGGTGACCGCGGGCGTCTATGCCGGCGAATTCAACAGCTTCGGTTCCAAAGTCACCAACACCTTCAGCTATGACACCACGGGCCCCGTCCCGGGCGTCAAAGGCCTGTTCTACCGCTTTGTCGCCGACATCGGCAGCGTGCCGACCTCGCGGCCGGGCAACTGGGACCGCATCTACACCTTCTATCCCTCGCTCACCTACAAGTGGAGCGCGGACACCAGCTTCACGGTCAAGATGGAGAACAGCCGGGATCGCCGCCGCGCGGATGACGGGCAGATGCCGATCTTCACCAGCGCGCCCATCACGGTGGTCCTCGGTGGGGTGAACGTCGTGACCGCGGCCTACGGCGAAAATGCCACCTTTGTCACCGCGCCCCTCAACACGGTTTACGGCGACCACAAGGACGGCAATCTCGACTATGGCGACGCCATCTCCACCTTCTTCCACACCGCGATTGGCGAGTGGCAGTTCCGTCTCAATTCCCGTTCGGTCTGGCATGTGGACGACGTGCAGCAGTTCACGCTCAACAATGCCAATGTCTGGTTCCCGACGTCCAAGTATGCCACGCCGACCTCCCTCATCCGGCGCCAATACAACCACGTCAAGAACGGCCACCGCTACAATTACATCGATGCCAATGCCTTCCGGAAATTCAAGACGGGTTCGCTTGAGCACACCGTGCTCTTCGGCGTCGGCGGCGGCTGGGAATTCTTCGGCAACAAGCGCATTGCTTTCGGCCCGAACGTGACCGCCGCCCAGGCCATCACGCTCTACAACCCGATCCTCGACCAGGTCCCGTATCCCGCCGAGGGCACCGGGGCCACCGACCAGAAAACCGACCAGACCGCCTTGGGCGAATATGTCTCCGACCAGATGAGATGGGGTAAACTCCATGTATCGGTCGGCGCCCGTCACGATCACCAGGAGGTTAGCGGCCTCGACAAGCTCAATCCGGGCCCGACCACCTTCTCCAACGTCCTCGATGCCTATACCAAACAGGCCGGCGTGGTCTACGATGTCACCCCGCAGGTTTCCGCTTACGCGAGCTTCAGTCAGTCGATCAAGCCGCAGACGGTCATCGCCTACGACACCAACGGCTTTTCCGACTTCCCGCCGGAGACGGGCGAGCAAAAGGAGCTCGGCGTGAAATTCGAGACGCCCGGCAAGAATCTCAACGTGTCCCTGGCCGGTTACGAGATCACGCGCACGAATGTCCTGGTCCCCACCGGCCAAAACTTCACGGTGGCCACGGGCAACGCCACGGCCGGCGCGGCCATTTCCCGCCTCGACGGCGGGCAGAAGAGTTCCGGCGTCGAGATCGAGGTGCAGTGGCAGCCCGTGAAAAACTGGCAGGTGCAGGCCGGCTATGCCTATTCGCATGCGCGCATCACGGCCTCCTTGAAATTCCCCGAATCGGTCGGCGCGGACCTTAACAATGCCCCCCGCAATACCGGCAATCTCTGGACCCGCTACAACTTCCCCACCGGCAGCCTGAAGGGCTTCGGCGTCGGCACCGGCATTGTCTACACCGGCGAAGCCTGGGGCGGCGACCCGACCTCGTCGGTCTACTTCAAGATGCCGGCCTGGAGCCGCGTGGACTCGGCCTTCTACTACAAGTGGAAGCGCTACGACTTCTCCCTGAACATCCAGAATCTCTTCGACCGGCGCTACATCTCGTCCGCCTTCAGCGCGCAGCTCCTCAACGTCGGCGAGCAGCGCAAGCTGACCTTCTCGGCCGGCATGAAGTTCTAA
- a CDS encoding substrate-binding domain-containing protein — MRRLLILLLGGAALPLWSGRAEPLELPPYEPRPVVAPQGAHYVTPDGALAVIGYNDMEQMLEMLGTRFAALHPDIRFALTLKGTRTAPPALARSESAFAPMGAEFSPEQLADYRAVTGSEPRMFRVAHASLDPVALSGPLAIIVHRDNPLTVLTLAEVADIFSGRTVRGLHPCGLLPTTALGLFMRQRTMAGGNFGEGFKGFPQSRDVVEAVAADPQAIGFAAAMRAMPGVKILALAPGSGVPPVPLTDETIRSGRYPLDRFLLIYTRQSLEPVVREYLRFILSREGQEAIARGTLGYLPLNAAELATERAKLD, encoded by the coding sequence ATGAGGCGTTTGCTGATACTCCTGCTGGGTGGAGCCGCGCTGCCCTTATGGTCGGGCCGGGCCGAGCCTTTGGAGCTCCCACCTTACGAGCCGCGGCCGGTGGTGGCGCCGCAGGGCGCGCATTATGTCACGCCCGACGGGGCGCTGGCCGTGATCGGCTACAACGACATGGAGCAGATGCTCGAGATGCTTGGCACGCGGTTCGCGGCGCTGCATCCCGACATCCGGTTCGCGCTCACGCTCAAGGGCACGCGCACGGCGCCGCCGGCCCTGGCCCGCAGCGAGTCGGCCTTTGCCCCGATGGGGGCGGAGTTCTCCCCGGAGCAGCTGGCGGACTACCGGGCGGTGACGGGCAGCGAACCCAGGATGTTCCGGGTGGCCCATGCTTCACTCGATCCCGTCGCCTTGAGCGGGCCGCTGGCGATCATCGTGCACCGGGACAACCCGCTCACGGTGCTCACGCTGGCCGAGGTGGCGGACATCTTCTCCGGCCGGACGGTGCGGGGGCTGCATCCCTGCGGCCTGTTGCCCACCACAGCCCTGGGGTTGTTCATGCGCCAGCGCACGATGGCCGGCGGTAATTTTGGCGAAGGGTTCAAGGGATTTCCGCAATCACGCGATGTGGTCGAGGCGGTGGCCGCCGACCCGCAGGCCATCGGCTTTGCGGCCGCCATGCGCGCCATGCCGGGGGTCAAGATCCTGGCCCTGGCCCCGGGATCCGGGGTGCCGCCCGTGCCGCTGACCGATGAGACCATTCGGAGCGGGCGCTACCCGCTGGATCGTTTTTTACTGATTTACACCCGCCAATCGCTGGAGCCCGTGGTGCGTGAATACCTGCGCTTCATTTTGTCCCGGGAAGGGCAGGAGGCAATCGCACGCGGCACACTGGGCTACCTGCCGCTCAATGCCGCGGAGCTCGCCACGGAACGGGCGAAACTTGATTGA
- a CDS encoding YncE family protein, with product MITSRHLPRLSLAALAACLGVAGLRAADGKVLLTPDRSVKIAGSKGKFDFLEVDTRNNRLLAAHEKDETADFIDLKTGTVLARLKTGPTVGITTNPAGDTYYASVQDDKRIAIIDAKSLKETGSIALTGETDAIIFDAKDGALYVTHDNGDEVWAIDAAAAKVKATIPVPNGPEGMAHDAGADRVYMNSKTTSQVVVISTKTNTVVAQWPTAPATGPHGLAFDAAAGRIYVSGDNGILVAIDTKTGKVIGSTEITKKVDQIAFDAGTKRIFCAGPGQMSVVQATKDGVKFLGNVASADTAKNVAVDPATHQVWTTYTDGTDAYAKSWRQP from the coding sequence ATGATCACATCCCGCCACCTGCCCCGACTTTCCCTCGCCGCCCTGGCCGCCTGCCTCGGCGTCGCCGGCCTCCGCGCCGCCGACGGGAAAGTCCTGCTCACCCCCGATCGCTCGGTCAAAATCGCCGGCTCCAAGGGCAAGTTCGACTTCCTCGAGGTCGACACCAGGAACAACCGCCTCCTCGCCGCCCATGAGAAAGACGAGACCGCCGATTTCATCGACCTGAAGACCGGCACCGTGCTCGCCCGGCTCAAGACCGGCCCGACGGTCGGCATCACCACCAACCCCGCCGGCGACACCTACTACGCCAGCGTGCAGGACGACAAGCGCATCGCCATCATCGACGCCAAGTCCCTCAAGGAAACCGGCTCCATCGCGCTCACCGGCGAGACCGACGCCATCATCTTCGATGCCAAGGATGGAGCCCTCTACGTGACCCATGACAACGGCGACGAGGTCTGGGCCATCGATGCCGCCGCCGCGAAGGTCAAGGCGACCATCCCGGTGCCCAACGGTCCGGAGGGCATGGCGCATGACGCCGGCGCGGACCGCGTCTACATGAACAGCAAGACCACCAGCCAGGTCGTCGTCATCAGCACGAAGACCAACACCGTCGTCGCACAGTGGCCCACCGCTCCCGCCACCGGGCCGCACGGCCTCGCGTTCGACGCCGCGGCCGGCCGCATCTATGTCTCGGGCGACAACGGCATCCTGGTCGCGATCGACACCAAGACCGGCAAGGTCATCGGCTCGACCGAGATCACGAAGAAGGTGGATCAGATCGCCTTTGACGCCGGCACGAAGCGCATCTTCTGCGCCGGTCCCGGCCAGATGTCCGTCGTGCAGGCCACGAAGGACGGGGTGAAATTCCTTGGCAACGTTGCCAGCGCGGACACGGCGAAGAATGTCGCCGTCGATCCGGCGACGCACCAGGTGTGGACGACCTACACCGACGGCACCGACGCTTACGCCAAGTCGTGGCGGCAGCCTTGA
- a CDS encoding TonB-dependent receptor, producing MKSPFTLLRRALWPVFGLLLLSGSFPARVFAAPAEPVAFDIPAGPAGQTLKQFAAQAGREIVFSPEAVGGVQTRAVKGSLRPREALDALLADTGLAASEDAKTGALAVRRSAPVKADKNPAPAPKAGSENAEEVTRLETYVVTTGSNIPTAADAAAVPVVVLGQHDIAQTGLNSNLLEILRKRIPAFAGRSNAGNSNATNTNQSTAGGSQIALRNLDTLVLINGRRIATSGINGNGGKSFVDINMIPAAAIERMEVLTDGASAIYGSDAIGGVVNIILKSDYRGGEVGGRYAFTTNTGHYSERSGYFVAGAHAGDANITVTGSWSKTDPLFQADRPFLYSRYNAAGVLDPAHATDPVNANLKPGTNFPGFVAGNYLKPTLNSPSQSNPVGTAATAAGMADLIANGTYVAAGDPSIPLFNVAPYTNILLAQEQRSAVISYSAVMIPKKLTVFGDLMTADTRSSTQNLGGNGNFLGNLRTVTVPAGAPYNPTTGAVAGVVAGTLDTRVKTSNHARGDRLTFGMRGEINPDWNWEVGYTYSENKLDQRLANVVFVPNFLPAINGGFDASGAVMAGGKFSKVTSLATGATVVQPALDPFARAGLDPAALANVYGTELIKVDSRLTSVDAKLVGAFGELPAGRVGLALGGARRRESLSGLPDNNSYRGDLTKSNWAGGVLFDPFGQGRDIDSLFAEVRVPVTGDKLAPPALHALDLTLAERYEKYSDAGKSTVPKIGLRWQPVDEQVTLRYTYSRSFTAPTLSALFSTPNGGFVTNTILATALLDPTVGTKTFFSGNGNNPGLQPSKSHSSSFGVVVSPKAVKGLSVTVNYVDVTQNGLPAGIGGNVIVASVNTLGSASPYFRNAAVGNIPGGPGSSQALLAAPGGLKTYITSPGYAGDLYILDNQANSGTVHVKAMDLSLEYELPATSLGRFTVSTTGTYLQSFLVQRLPTDPVYEYAGYSTNGQTMSGTFPKYSFYSTLEWKQGDWAAQLGSTHVSSMTDILSGQIPDLYLANPATPPATKVAAYTTFDLQGSFTFGKGEASALWKCLKGLKVTVGVNNLTNKMPPFAPKSQPAGSNNNNVDVAQYSPVGRLWFISADVKF from the coding sequence ATGAAGTCCCCGTTTACCCTCTTGCGCCGGGCCCTCTGGCCCGTGTTCGGCTTGCTGCTGCTTTCCGGATCATTCCCCGCCCGGGTCTTCGCCGCGCCGGCGGAGCCGGTGGCCTTTGATATTCCCGCCGGGCCGGCCGGCCAGACGCTGAAACAGTTTGCCGCCCAGGCCGGGCGGGAGATCGTCTTCTCCCCGGAGGCGGTCGGTGGGGTTCAGACCCGCGCGGTCAAGGGATCGCTGCGGCCGCGGGAGGCCCTCGACGCCCTGCTCGCCGATACCGGCCTGGCCGCCAGCGAGGACGCCAAGACCGGCGCGCTGGCCGTGCGGCGCTCGGCTCCGGTCAAGGCGGACAAGAATCCCGCGCCGGCACCCAAGGCGGGGTCCGAGAATGCCGAGGAGGTCACCAGGCTGGAGACCTACGTCGTCACCACCGGATCGAACATCCCGACGGCGGCCGACGCCGCGGCCGTGCCGGTCGTCGTGCTCGGCCAGCATGACATCGCCCAGACCGGATTGAATTCCAACCTGCTTGAGATCCTGCGCAAGCGCATCCCGGCCTTCGCCGGTCGCAGCAACGCCGGCAACAGCAATGCGACCAACACCAACCAGAGCACCGCCGGCGGCTCGCAGATCGCCCTGCGCAACCTCGACACGCTCGTGCTCATCAACGGCCGGCGTATCGCCACCAGCGGCATCAATGGCAATGGCGGCAAGAGCTTCGTCGACATCAACATGATTCCCGCCGCCGCCATCGAGCGCATGGAGGTGCTGACGGACGGCGCCTCGGCCATCTACGGCTCCGACGCCATCGGCGGCGTGGTCAACATCATCCTCAAGTCCGACTACCGCGGCGGCGAGGTGGGCGGCCGCTACGCCTTCACCACCAACACCGGGCATTACAGCGAACGCTCCGGCTACTTTGTCGCCGGCGCCCACGCCGGGGACGCGAACATCACCGTGACCGGCAGCTGGTCCAAGACGGACCCGCTCTTCCAGGCGGACCGGCCCTTCCTCTACTCCCGCTACAACGCGGCCGGCGTCCTCGATCCGGCCCACGCGACGGATCCGGTCAACGCCAACCTGAAGCCCGGCACCAATTTCCCGGGCTTCGTCGCCGGCAACTACCTGAAGCCGACGCTGAACTCGCCCAGCCAGTCCAATCCCGTGGGCACCGCGGCGACGGCCGCCGGCATGGCCGACCTGATCGCCAACGGCACCTACGTCGCCGCCGGCGACCCCTCCATCCCGCTCTTCAATGTCGCGCCCTACACCAACATCCTGCTCGCCCAGGAGCAGCGCTCCGCCGTCATCAGCTATTCCGCGGTCATGATCCCGAAGAAACTGACGGTCTTCGGGGACCTGATGACCGCCGACACCCGCAGCTCCACCCAGAACCTCGGCGGCAACGGCAACTTCCTCGGCAACCTCCGCACCGTCACGGTGCCGGCGGGCGCGCCCTACAATCCCACGACCGGTGCGGTGGCCGGCGTCGTCGCCGGCACGCTCGACACCCGCGTGAAGACCTCCAACCACGCTCGCGGCGACCGGCTGACCTTCGGTATGCGCGGCGAGATCAATCCCGACTGGAACTGGGAGGTCGGCTACACCTACAGCGAGAACAAGCTCGACCAGCGCCTCGCCAACGTCGTCTTCGTCCCGAACTTCCTGCCGGCCATCAACGGCGGCTTCGACGCCTCCGGCGCGGTCATGGCCGGCGGCAAGTTCAGCAAGGTTACCTCGCTGGCCACCGGCGCGACCGTCGTCCAGCCCGCGCTCGATCCGTTCGCCCGCGCCGGCCTCGATCCCGCGGCCCTCGCCAACGTCTACGGCACCGAGCTGATCAAGGTGGACAGCCGGCTGACGTCGGTCGATGCCAAGCTCGTGGGCGCCTTCGGCGAACTGCCGGCGGGCCGGGTCGGCCTCGCGCTCGGCGGGGCCCGGCGCCGCGAATCGCTCTCCGGCCTGCCCGACAACAATTCCTACCGCGGCGACCTGACCAAGTCGAACTGGGCCGGCGGCGTGCTCTTCGACCCGTTCGGCCAGGGCCGGGACATCGACTCGCTCTTCGCCGAGGTCCGCGTGCCGGTCACCGGCGACAAGCTCGCCCCGCCCGCGTTGCACGCCCTCGACCTCACCTTGGCCGAGCGGTATGAGAAATACAGCGACGCCGGCAAATCCACCGTCCCCAAGATCGGCCTGCGGTGGCAGCCGGTGGACGAGCAGGTCACCCTTCGCTACACGTATTCGCGGTCGTTCACGGCCCCGACCCTCAGTGCGCTGTTCTCCACGCCCAACGGCGGCTTTGTCACCAACACGATCCTCGCCACCGCGCTGTTGGACCCGACGGTCGGCACCAAGACCTTCTTCTCCGGCAACGGCAACAACCCGGGGCTTCAACCGAGCAAATCGCACTCGAGCTCGTTCGGCGTCGTCGTGTCGCCCAAGGCCGTCAAGGGCCTGAGCGTGACGGTCAACTACGTCGACGTCACCCAGAACGGCCTGCCCGCCGGTATCGGCGGCAACGTCATCGTCGCCAGCGTCAACACCCTGGGTTCCGCCTCGCCCTATTTCCGCAACGCCGCGGTCGGCAACATCCCGGGCGGTCCCGGTTCCAGCCAGGCGCTGCTCGCCGCGCCCGGCGGCCTCAAGACCTACATCACGAGTCCCGGCTACGCCGGCGACCTCTACATCCTGGACAACCAGGCGAACTCCGGCACGGTGCACGTCAAGGCGATGGACCTCAGCCTGGAATACGAGCTGCCCGCCACCAGCCTCGGCCGGTTCACGGTCTCGACCACCGGCACCTACCTGCAGTCCTTCCTCGTCCAGCGCCTGCCCACCGACCCGGTCTACGAATACGCCGGTTACTCCACGAACGGCCAGACGATGAGCGGCACGTTCCCGAAATACAGCTTCTACTCCACGCTCGAGTGGAAGCAGGGCGACTGGGCCGCGCAGCTGGGCAGCACCCATGTCAGCTCGATGACGGACATCCTCAGCGGCCAGATCCCCGACCTTTACCTGGCCAATCCCGCGACGCCGCCCGCGACGAAGGTCGCCGCCTACACGACGTTCGACCTGCAGGGTTCCTTCACCTTCGGGAAGGGTGAGGCCTCCGCGCTGTGGAAATGCCTCAAGGGCCTGAAGGTCACCGTCGGCGTGAACAACTTGACCAACAAGATGCCGCCCTTTGCGCCGAAGTCGCAGCCCGCCGGCTCGAACAACAACAACGTCGACGTGGCGCAATATTCCCCCGTCGGCCGCCTTTGGTTCATTTCCGCCGATGTCAAATTCTGA
- a CDS encoding FecR domain-containing protein, whose protein sequence is MHRNHYPEADEDPLAAHAAEWVLRQDRGLTAVEQDELSQWLAADPRHRTAFAEHSRGWDELDRLAGLQASVQARPDPDLLAPPPVAVFPRRAWRLYAPLGLAAAAALILGLFFSRPAPPSSAPAAGRWAPVAPIEERLLTDGSEVQLNRGSVLTVEFTPSERRVRLVCGEAHFSVAKNPLRPFVVVAHGIEVQAVGTAFNVRLGSSAVEVLVTEGKVHVEHPDEHSPNGMSPATPLLLPGDCAVVPFSPATAQVAQLSGEQMAEQLAWQPRLLDFSDATLADIAAEFNRHNPVRLVLADPALGRVRLSASFRSDNIEGFVRLMESDFGMRAVRSDEAEISLQH, encoded by the coding sequence ATGCACCGGAATCATTACCCGGAAGCGGATGAAGACCCGTTGGCGGCCCACGCGGCGGAATGGGTGTTGCGCCAGGACCGCGGTCTGACCGCGGTCGAGCAGGACGAGCTGTCCCAGTGGCTGGCGGCCGACCCGCGACACCGCACCGCGTTTGCCGAGCACAGCCGCGGCTGGGATGAGCTTGACCGGCTGGCGGGCCTGCAGGCCTCGGTGCAGGCGAGACCCGATCCGGACTTGCTGGCCCCTCCGCCGGTGGCGGTTTTCCCCCGTCGGGCCTGGCGGCTTTATGCGCCCTTGGGCCTGGCGGCGGCCGCCGCCCTGATCCTCGGCCTGTTTTTCTCCCGCCCCGCGCCCCCGTCTTCCGCCCCGGCGGCCGGGCGCTGGGCTCCCGTGGCCCCGATCGAGGAGCGCCTCCTGACCGATGGCTCCGAGGTGCAATTGAACCGCGGCTCGGTGCTGACCGTCGAATTCACGCCCAGTGAACGCCGGGTCCGCCTGGTGTGCGGCGAAGCCCATTTCAGCGTGGCGAAGAATCCGCTGCGCCCGTTTGTCGTGGTCGCGCACGGGATCGAGGTGCAGGCGGTCGGCACGGCGTTCAATGTCCGGCTCGGCTCCTCGGCGGTCGAGGTCCTTGTCACCGAGGGCAAGGTGCACGTCGAGCATCCCGACGAGCACTCCCCCAATGGCATGAGCCCGGCGACCCCGCTGCTGCTGCCCGGTGACTGCGCCGTGGTGCCGTTCTCCCCGGCGACGGCCCAGGTCGCCCAGCTGTCGGGCGAGCAGATGGCGGAGCAACTCGCCTGGCAGCCGCGCCTGCTGGATTTCTCGGATGCGACCCTGGCGGACATCGCCGCCGAGTTCAACCGCCACAACCCGGTGCGGCTGGTGCTGGCGGATCCCGCGCTGGGCCGCGTCCGGTTGAGTGCGAGCTTCCGCTCGGACAACATCGAGGGCTTTGTTCGCCTGATGGAATCGGACTTCGGCATGCGGGCCGTGCGCAGTGATGAGGCGGAGATCAGCTTGCAGCACTGA